Part of the Salinigranum rubrum genome is shown below.
GTCTCGGTCGCCGTCGCGGCGGTCTCGGTCGCCGTCGCGGCGGTCTCGGTCGCCGTCGCGCGCCGTTTCGGTTTCGACGCGTCGGTCTCGGCGTCTCGTTCGTCCGCTCGCCTCTCGACAGCCGGCGCCATCGCCGCGCGGACCGGCGCGACCCGGGAGGGCGTGTTCCAGACGTTCACGTCCGGGACCATCCCAGAGACCGTTGCCGAGCGCGCCTCGGCGACGGCCATCGTGACCAAGCGCGCCCTCGACGTCGGCGACCGCCTCCAGCAGTCGGTCACGAAACTCGGCGAGCGGGCGACCGGCCGGGTCGACCCGCTGAAGGGTCCCACGGTGCCGTGAATCGGCTTACACCGAGGTGGCGTCGGTCAGTACCTCGACGAGCGCCGATCCGTCGCACGCGGACGCCCCGCCGCGGCGAACCTCGTGCCCGATGGCGAACACCGCGTCGGTCGTCGTCGATACCGTCCACCCGCCGACAGGTCACAGGACCGTATCCGCAGGGTGGGGTGGGAACTCGCACGACCCTCACGTGCTCGCTCGGAGACCCGACCACCGCAACGGTAACGTTCATGCGGCAGGCCCGTGGTAGGACGGATATGACTCTCGAGGGACTCGACGATCTGGACCGAGCGATCCTCGGCGCGCTCCAGCGCGACGCACGTCACACCTCTTCGGGCGAGATCGCAGAGCGAATGGACGTCTCCGCGTCGACCGTCCGAAAGCGCATCCAGCGGCTCGAATCGGAGGGAATCATCACCGGCTACCACGCCACGGTCGACTACGAGCGGGCCGGCTACCCGCTCTACATGGTGCTCATCTGCACCGCGCCGATCCCCGAGCGCGAGCGACTCGCGGACGAGGCGCTCACCGTCGCCGGGGTGGTCGACGTCCGCGAGATAGCCACCGGGACCGAGAACGTCCTGGTCACCGTCGTCGCCGCGGACGCCGAGGAGTTGACGGATTCGGCCCGCCGACTCGTCGAACTCGGCTTGACCATCGGCGAGGAGGAACTCATCCGCGGGGACCGCTCGACCCCGTTCGACGGGTTCGTCTCCGACGCGGCCGACGCCGCGGACCGGACGGAGTCGGCGGAGTCGTCTGACACGCCCTGACGGACAGTCGGCTCACTCCTCGAAGTCGTCCGGGCTGGTGAAGTCGCCAGTCTCGACCGTCGCCTCGCACAGCACGCAGCCGTCGTCGAGGAGCGCCGCCCGGAGGCCGCTGTCGACGGCCGTCTCGACGCTTCGGGAGGTGCCCGTCGACGGCGTCGACGACCGACGAGTCGGAACGTCTTTTCTCCCGCCGACTGTATCGCCGATATGACTCTCGATCCCGACCTCGACGTCCGCGCCGTCGGCGACCTCCGCCCGGCCGAGCGGGAGGCGCTGTTCGCGCGCGACGCCGGCGTCGCCGAAATCCGGAGCGACGTCCGCGACATCGTGACGCGCGTCAGCGACGAGGGCGACGTCGCCGTCCGCGACTTCTCCCGCGAGTTCGACGGCGTCGAAGTCGGCAACATCGACGTGACGGATCAGGCCGAGCGTGCCGTGGAGGAGGTGGACGACCGAGTCCTCGAAGCGATTCGGACCGCCATCGACAACGTCCGGTCGTTCCACGAGCGTCAGGTGCCCGAGGACTGGCGTGTGGAAGAAGCGGGCCGCGAACTCGGGCGACGCTTCCGCCCCATCGAGCGCGTCGGCGTCTACGTCCCCGGCGGTGCGGCGGCCTATCCGTCGAGCGCCATCATGGGCGTCGTTCCGGCCGTCGTCGCCGGCGTCGAACACGTCGCCGTCGCCACGCCGCCCGCCGACGAGATGAACCCGGTCACGCTCGCAGCCATCCACGAGGCCGGCGCCGACCGGGTGTACGCCATCGGCGGTGCGCAGGCCGTCGCCGCCCTCGCGTACGGGACCGACACGGTGAACCGCGTCCAGAAGGTCGTCGGCCCCGGAAACCGGTGGGTGACGGCGGCGAAGGCCGAGGTCCGGGGCGAGGTGGAAATCGACTTCCTCGCCGGCCCGTCCGAGATTCTCGTCCTCGCCGACGACTCGGCGCGAGCGGAGTACGTCGCCGCGGACCTGCTCGCCCAGGCCGAACACGACCCGAACGCCTCCGTCGTCTGCGTCACCGACTCCGAGCGGGTCGCGGAGGCGGTCGTCGGGGCGGTGCGTGAACACCTGCCCGCACGCGAGCGCAGCGAGGTCGCACGGGAGGCCGTCGAGAACGACGCGTCCGGCGTGTTCCTCGCGCGGTCGATGCCCGAGGCCGTGCTCTTCGCCGAAGAGTACGCCGCCGAACACCTCTCGATTCAGGCAGCGGACGACGAGGCCCTCCTCGACAGGATATCGAACGCCGGCAGCGTCTTCCTCGGCCCGTACACGCCTGTCGCGGCCGGCGACTACGCCTCGGGCACCAACCACGTCCTGCCCACGGGAGGCGGCGCACGCCTCCACGGGGGGCTCTCGGTCGACACGTTCCTCCGGTCGTCGACGGTTCAGCGCTTGTCGAAGGAGGCGCTCGGAGCGCTCTCGGAGACCATCACGACGCTCGCGGAGGCCGAGGGGCTTGAGGCGCACGCCGAGAGCGTCCGGACGCGTCTGGACGACGAAGCCGGTAACTAAAAGCGCGAGCGGAGAGTCCACCGCGAGCATGGTGCCGTTCGACGAAGTCGACCGTGAGACCCTCCTCTCGGGCCGACGCGACTGGATGGACTCGGACCACGCAGCGGCGCTCTCGCGGCATCCGCTGGACTGCCTGGAGACCGAGTACCCCCACTACGTCGGGGCCGTCGGCGGTTCGGGCGAGGCACCCTCTCCGAAGCGACAGCACCCGGTCTTCTACGGCTGTTTCGACTGGCACTCCGCCGTCCACAGCCACTGGTGTCTGATCCGTCAGTTGCGACTGTTCGAGGACCACCCCGACGAAGCCGCCGTCACCCGGAGCATCTCGGGGCGGTTCACCGCGGCGAACGTCGAGCGGGAAGTCGAGTACCTCGACGACCATCCGTCGTTCGAGCGACCGTACGGCTGGGCGTGGCTCCTGCGACTCGCCGCCGAACTCCACCTCTGGGACGACGAGCGTGCGGACGAGTGGCGCGCCGTCCTCCGACCGCTCGAACAGTCGGTCGTTGACCTCGTGCGGGACGGGTTTCTCTCCCGGCAACGGCCGATTCGCGTCGGCACGCACCACAACTCCGCGTTCGCGCTCCAGTGCGTTCTCGACTACGCGGCGGTCACAGGGGCGGACGGCCTCGCCGTCGCCGCCCGGGAGCGGTCACGGGCGTTCTTCGAGGGTGACCGGAACTACCCCGTCGAGTACGAGCCGATGGGGTTCGACTTCCTCTCGCCGGCGCTCGCGGAGGCGGACCTGATGCGCCGCGTGCTCGACCGTGAGGCGTTCGTGGCCTGGGTCGACGAGTTCCTGCCCGAACTGACGGAACCGCCGTACGACGGGGCCCTCGACCCGGTCGAGGTGGACCCCGAATCCGCGGACGGGAGCGAACTCCACCTGGTCGGCCTGAACCTCTCGAAGGCGTGGTGTCTGGCGGGTGTGGGCTCGGCGCTCGGCGACCACCGGTACGCGACGGCGTTCGAGCGGAGCGCCGAACGGCACGCCGTGGAGGGCCTGGAGCGGGCGTTCACCGACGACTACGCCGGGGCGCACTGGCTCTCGTCGTTCGTGCTGTACCTGCTGACGCGAAACGAGGGCGGGGTCGCCCCCGTCGATGGCCGTCCGGACGCCTGACACCGGGACGACACCGGCCACCACAGGTCCCTGCGTCAACGTTAACTCGCTGGATGAGTGAGTAAGGGTATGAGCGCAGAAGCGGCTAACGGGGAGGAAGCTCCCGTCAGAGTGACGGAGGTCGCGGCCTCCGAGGCGCTGTCGCTCCTGGAGGGCGAGGGCCTCGACACGGACGTCGCGGGCCTTCGACTGTTCGTCCAGCAGGGCGGCTGCGCCGGGCTCTCGTACGGGATGCGGTTCGACGACGAACCGGAACCGGACGACGCCGTCACCGAGCACCACGGCCTCCGAATCTTCGTCGACCCGGCCTCACAGAAGTACATCGGCGGCTCCACCCTCGACTACGAGGCCGGCCTCCAGGCGGCGGGCTTCCACGTCGAGAACCCCAACGTCGTCAGCGAGTGCGGCTGCGGCGAGTCGTTCCGGACGTAGGCCTCTCACCTCCGCTCGCTCTCGCCCCGAAGACCAACCTATTTCACGGCCACCCGTGACGCTCAGACATGACCACGGGTGCGGACCTCTTCGTCGAAGCCCTCGAATCGTACGGCGTCACCCGCCTGTTCGGTAACCCGGGGACGACGGAACTCCCGCTGATGCAGGCCATCGGCGACAGCGACGTCGAGTACGTCCTCGGCCTCCACGAGGACGTGGCCGTCGCCGCGGCGAGCGGCTACGCGACGTCCCGCCGCTACGACAGCCACAGAGAGTCGGGAGTGCTCCCGCTGGGCGTCGTGAACCTCCACCTCGCCGGGGGGCTCGGCCACGGCCTCGGTAACCTCCTGAACGCGGACTTCTCGGGCGCGCCACTGCTCGTGACCGCCGGCAACCACCACCGCGACTTCCAGCAGGAAGAGCCCATCCTCTCCGGCGACCTGGTGTCGCTCGCCGAGCAGTACACGAAGTGGGCCGCGGAGGTCAAGGACGTCGCGGCGCTGCCGACGATGGTTCGCCGGGCGGTCCGGACCGCGCTGACGCCGCCGACGGGTCCCGTCTTCCTCGCGCTGCCGGTCGACGTCCAGCAGGCCGAAACGGACCAGGGACCACAGCGGCTGGGCCCGATTCCGACCGCCGGGCGGGGTGACAGCGCGGCCATCGACGACGCGGCGCGGGTCGTCGCCGAGGCGAGAGAGCCGGTGGTCGTCCTCGGCGACGAGGTGGCCCGGAGCGGCGGCGTCGACTCCGCAGTCGAGTTCGCGGAGGCCGCCGGCGCGCGCGTTCACGGCGAAATCCTCGCCGGCGAGGTGAACTTCCCATCCGAACACGAGCAGTGGCGCGGCCCGCTGTCGACGCGGGCGGGCTACACGGCGACGGCGATGGACACCGACACGCTCGTCTTCGTCGGCTGTTCGACGAACACGACCGTCTCCCGACCGACCGAGCCGCTGGTCCCCGACGACGCCACCTGCGTCCACGTGACGAACGACGGCTGGGAACTCGGCAAGCACGCGCCCGCCGACGTGGCGGTGCTCGGCGACCCCGCGCAGGTGCTCTCGGAACTCGCCGACAGCGTGCGAGAGGCGGTCGACGAGGACGAACGCGCCCGGCGACTCGACGCCGTCCGCGCGTGGGGGGCCGAGGGGAACGAGCCCCCGGACGTCGCCGACGGCCGCTCGACGAAACACGGACTCGCACGGGCGCTCGCCCGCGTCGCACCCGAGGCAGTCGTCGTCGACGAGGGCATCACGGCGAGCCCCGCCCTCCACTCGACCTTCCCGTTCGAGCCGACGCAACTCGTCGGCGAGAAGGGCGGCAGCCTCGGCTTCGGGGTCGGCGCGGCGGCCGGCGTCGCCCTCGCAGAACGCGAGGCCGGCCGCGACCGCTCGGTGGTCGCGTACGTCGGCGACGGCTCGTACCTCTACTACCCGCAGGCCATCTACACCGCGGTGCGGTACGGTCTCGACCTCACGGTCGTGGTGCCCGACAACCGCAACTACCGTATCCTGAAGGAGAACACGGCGCTGCTCATGGGGGGCGAACCGGACGACTACGAGTACGAGGGGGTCGACTTCGACCCCCCGGCCGACCTGGTCGCGAGCGCCGAGAGCTACGGCGCGCTGGGCCTGCGCGTCGACGACCCGGCCGAACTCGACGCGACCCTCGAACGGGCGCTCGGTCACGACGGCCCCGCGCTCGTCGACGTCCCGGTGACCGACGACGGCTGAGCGACGACGGCTGACCGACCGCGCCTGAGCGTCGACAGGATATAAACCACCGGAACCGTGTGGATGGGTATGCAACTCGAAGCCGCCCAGACGAAGACCGGTGACACGGTGTACGTCGCCGAAGACGAACCCGAGCGGGGGTCGAAGGGACCCTTCTACGTCGTCTACGTCACGCCGGACCGCGAGACGCGCTGGGGTACCGCTGTGGCAACTGCGACTCGCTCGACACCGCGATGGACACGATGGGGCGCATCGAGTGTAACGACTGCCGGAACGTCCGCAAACCCGAGGAGTGGGACGCGGCCCACGAGTGACCGGGGCCGGAGGTCCGGCAGCGCCGCTGTCACCGTGTCTCGCTTCACCCACACGACGGCGTGCGGTCGCTGCCGGACCGACAGCGGCCTCTCTCAGCCTGTGAGACGGGTGACAAGATTTATCATGGCGTGAGTGGTATCGATTCCCACATGGCCCCTGTTACCATGCCGCCTGTAGAGGAGGCACGGGCCATCTTCCGACGTCTCGGGTACGAGGTGTCGGGGAATGGCCCGGAACTGCTGGCCGAACGCAAGTGGCGGACCGTCCGCGTAACCGCACTCGGCGGGGACGCGGAGCACGCCGTCGCCGACGGCGGGTCCGTCCGCGAGGCCGACTATCGATTCCAGTGCTTCGTCACCTGGACGGACCGAACAGGGGAACTCGTCGACTGCCTCCGGCGCGCGGCGCCGGAGTGTGAGTGGGCGGTCATCGGCGTCGACCACGACTCCGAGGAGTACGACGTCGTCCACGGGACCGAGGCGGCGCCGGCGTCGGCGTAACGCTCGCCGCCGCGAGACTCGTTCTCACACTCGATTTATGCGTCGGAGACGCGAACAGTAGGTATGTTCGTCGGCCACGCCGCCCTCGCGTTCGCGGTCGTCGCCGGACTCGCCGCCCGACGGGTCGAGCGCCGCCAGGCGCTCCTCGTCGGCCTCGTCGCGGCCGCGTTCGCGGCGATTCCCGACGTCGACATGCTCTACGCACCGGTCGGTCTCGTCGGCGCGCGACTCGACGCGCTCGCGATGGCCTCCGCGTTCTGGTCGACCTCCACGGTGGTCCACCGCGGCGTGACCCACTCGCTCGTCGTCGCGTTCCTCGTCGGCTGTGTCGCCCTCCTGTGGTTCGTCGGGACCCGGAGGAGACACTCGTCCCGCGGCACGGGTGCGCTCGTCGGAAGTCTCGGCCTCGGAACCGCGCTCGTCGTCGGCGTCGGACTCGACACCGGCGCGCTCGGCGGGGCCGTCACCGCCCTGTTCGTCGCCAGCGCCGTGGGCGTGGCGTGGGCGACGGCGCGCCGGACAGACCTCGGCGTCCGTCCTGTCGCGGTCGCCGCCGCGTTCGGCCTCCTCTCACACCCCTTCGGCGACGTGTTCACCGGAACGCCGCCGGCGTTCCTCTACCCGTTCGACGTCGTACTCGTCTCGGAGCGCGTCACCCTCGCGGGCGACCCGACGCTTCACCTCCTCGCGGCGGGCGCGCTGGAACTGCTCACTATCTGGTTCGCCCTCTCCGTCCTCGTCGACGGCTCCGAACTGAGCGTCCGCGACCTGATCGCCCCGCGGGTCGCCGTCGCCGTCGGCTACGCCGTGAGCGTCTTCTTGATCCCGCCGCCGACGCTCGACCTCTCGTACCCGTTCGTCCTCAGCGTCGTCTCGGTCGGCGCCATCGGCGTCATTCCACACCTGCACCTCCGGAAGTCGCGTCGACGCCGGGTGTCCGTTCCCAGCCGAACCACGGCGTTCGTCACGGCGCTGGCGGCCGTGACCGTCGCGTGGGGGGCGTACGCGGTGGCCTACCTCGTCGTGTGACTCGTCCGCAGTCGCGTTCGAGCGTCGCCGACCGTCCGTCGTCGAAAGGGGTTTGTCCCACTCCTCCCCTGTCGTACGTATGTCGCGACCCAGTGGACTGCGGCCGGTCGTCGAGAGCGCGCGGCTGAACGCGGCGCTCGCGTGGGCGCTCGTCGTCCTGCTCGTCGCCGCCGTCGCCGTCAACGCCCTCCAGGGGCACGTCGTCTGGGCCGGCTTTACCGCCGTGCTCGTCGTGCTCGCGGTGATACCCGCCGTGCGCTACGGGAACCCGGCCGCGATGCTGCCGTGGGAGGTCCTGCTCCTGGCGTCGCTTCCAGTCGTGGGGCGGACGTTCATCGTCGGCCAGCGCGTCGGCGAGTTCACGCTCACCGGTCGGGTGACGACGTACCTGGCCGTCGCCGCCGTGGCGCTCGTCATCGCCGTCGAACTCGACGTGTTCACTCCCGTCCGAATGAACGAGGCGTTCGCGCTGCTGTTCGTCGTCGTCACGACGACGGCCGCCGCGGGCGTCTGGGCCGTCACGCAGTGGACGGCCGACCTCTTCCTCGGGACGTCGCTGCTCCTCGATGGGCGGCCGGAGGCGGTCATCGAGCGTGAACTCATGTGGGACTTCGTCGCCGCGACGGTCGCCGGACTGTTCGCGGGGGTCCTCTTCGAGTACTACTTCCGCCGGCGAGAGCGCGTCCGTGCCCCCCTCGAAGAGGTGGTCGAGGGATGAGACTCCGCGACCGACTTCGCATCGGCGTGACGACCCAGCGCCGCCTCTCGCGGGCGATGCAGGTCGTCCTCGTCGGCCTGGTGTTCATCGGCCTCGACCGCGGGAACGTCGGTATCATCGCCAACAGCGCCATCGCGCTCGGGGTGACGTACCTGCCGGCGACGCTCGAACGCGACTACCACATCCCGATGGACGCCGGCCTGACGCTGTGGATCACCACGGCGGTGTTCCTCCACGCGCTCGGCACCGTCGGCCTCCCGGGGTCGCAACTCAGCTTCTACCAGACGCTCTGGTGGTGGGACCACCTCACCCACGCGCTCTCGGCGTCGGTCGTCGCGGCGGCCGGCTACGCCACCGTCCGCGCCATCGACCTCCACACCGAACAGGTGTACCTCCCCCCGAAGTTCACCTTCGTCTTCATCCTGCTTTTCGTCGTCGCCTTCGGCGTCCTCTGGGAGGTCATCGAGTTCGCCGTCGGCGGCCTCGCTTCCCTCGTCGGCGGGGACGCCGTCCTCACCCAGTACGGCCTCGGGGACACCCTCTTGGACCTCGTGTTCAACACGATCGGCGGCGTCCTCGTCGCCGTCTGGGGCACCGCGTACCTCGGCGACGTCGTCGGCGCGCTCGCCCGGCGTTTCGACGCCCGGACGTCCGAGTAGTCGTCTCGGTCCCGCGTCTCCGTCGACGGTCCGCGTGCGATTCGTTATCGTTGTAGAGAATGTAAGACTAACGTATATATGCGCACGTACACCTCGGTACACTCGATTGTATGTTCAGTGCGGATACGCGGGGGGCGACCGTCCAGGTGGGGGCGATTCTCCTCTTCGGGATGATAATCGTCTCGATGTCGTTTCACCAGTCGTTCGTCGTCCCACAGGAGAACCGGGCGGTCGAGTTCGAACACCAGACCGACGTCGAGAACGAACTGAAGCGGCTTCGGAACGCCGTTCTCAGTTCGGCGCTCACGGACACGGACCGGTCGACGGAGGTGACGCTGGGGACGGCGTACCCACAGCGGACGATGTTCGTCAGCCCGCCGCCGGCGAGCGGACGCCTCCGGACGACGTCGCTCGGTCCGGTCGTCGTCGGCGGAGCGACCGCCGCGGGCGAGACCGGCGACTACTGGAACGGGACGAACCGCTCGTTCGTCACGAGCGACGTGGTCTACGAGCCGAGCTACACGGAACTGCAGAACCCCCCGACGACGCGGTACGAACACTCCGTGCTGTACGACAGCTACGGCGAGGACAACGCCGTCGCACAGACCGGTCAGGTGCTCGTCGACGGGACGCAGGTGACGGTGGTCGTGGTCAACGGCTCGTACCAGGCGGCGCAGACGAAGGCGACGTCGGTCGACCTCGACGTCGTGAGCGGCTCCACCCGGTCCGTCTCGGTGACCGACGGCGGCGACCCGGTCACGCTGACGATTCCGACCAACCTCCCGGAGGACGACTGGCGCGCGCTGCTCGAAGACGAACTGGACCTGGGCGCGCTGGCGCAGGAACTCGACACCGACTTCGAGGGCGGGTCGTTCGGCGCGTGGACCGAAAACGCCGCCGAGGCGGGCGTCGACGGCAGCCACGACGGCACGACGGCTCCGGGTCCCGAGTCGGGCTACCTCGACTCGCACGGGACGGTCACCTCGCCGACGATGAACACGAGCGGGTCGGTCTCCATCGACGTCTCGTTCTGGTGGCAGATGGACGCCGACCGACCGCCCGAGTCGAGTCAGAACGAGGACCTCATCGTCGAGTACCGGGACGTGAGCGGCTCGTGGGTCGAGGTCGACCGCGTCGACTCGGCGAATCCGAGCGTGACCCCGGAACCGAGGGAACGCGGAGCTTCACCATCACGGACCCCGACGCGATGCACGAGGACTTCCGCTTCCGCTTCCGACAGGAGGGGTCGTCGAGCGAGGACCGCTGGCACTTCGACAACGTCGACATCACCTCCGACACCGGCTCGGGTGACAACGACGCGTACATCGCCGGCTTCTCGTACAACGCCACGCCGGACCCGAACCGCCTGACGCTCACGTTCGAGCGCAACGCCCAGTACCAGCTCCGGATGGCGAAGCTGGGTGTCGGCAGCGACGTCGACACGTCCGACGCGGCGGCGCACTACATCGTCGACGTGCGGGGGAGCGCAACCGGCGTCGCGACCGACGGGCGTCGGAAGCTCGTCGCGGAGGTCCGCGACCGGTACAACAACCCCGTTCCGGGTGTGACGGTGAACGTGACCGGCGTCCCCGCCAGCCGGCTCAGCGCCACCACCGTGACGACGGACGTCGACGGACGCGCCGCGGTCACCTACACCGCGCCCGACGCCACGACGGCGGAGACCGTCACGATGGAGTTCGACGGCGGCACGACCGACCGACAGCGCGCGACGTTCGACCTGTACGTCGGTGGCGGCGGCGGCGGTGGCGGCAGCGGCGGGCTGGCGTGGACCACGGCGGCCGACTGGGACGCCCGCTCGGACGAGCGCGGCGTGGTGCATGAGTCACAGACCGACACGGACTGGCCCGGCGGCGGCGCCATCGAACTCGGCTACCAGTCGGACGACGAGAGCGGCGACTCGCTCGTGAGCTACTGGCCGCTCGACGAGGACTCGGGAACGACGGGCTCGACCGTGACGGACGTCGCCGGCCCTCACGACGGGACGCTCGTCGGCGCGAACGGCGGGGACGACGGCGTCTTCGGTCGCACCGCGTACGACTTCGCGCGCCCCAACGACGAGTACGTCGACCTCGGCGACGTCGACGCCGGCGACGACACCGACCGCCTCACGATTTCGGCGTGGTTCAACGCCGAGTCGTTCAGCGACCACGACCCGCGAATCGTCTCGAAGGCCCACGGGGAGTCCGCGGGGGACCACATCTGGATGATGAGCGAGGACGGCAACGAGTTGCGCGTCCGACTCCGGACCGACGGGAGCACCCAGACCCACTACGGGCCGAGCATCTCGACGGGAACGTGGACTCACGGCGTGATGACGTACGACGGCTCGCAGGTGTGTGTCTACGTCGACGCCGGGACGCCCGACTGTTTCGCCCAGAGCGGGTCGATTCCGGCGTCGGACGACCCGACGTACCTCGGCGCGAGCACGGGTGACTCGGGCGGGGTAGACCGCTTCTGGGACGGCCAGATAGACGAAGTGCGCATCTACGACCGTGCGCTCTCCGAGTCGGAGGTGCAGACCCTCCACGACGCGTCGACGAGCGGGTACCTCGTGACGGACTGGCGGAACGAGTCCAGCGCGATGGACGTGAGCGCGATGGAACTGTCGAGCGTCGGCGCGTCGGTCCCGTCCGGGACCTCCGTGACGGTGTACGTCCAGAGCGACACCGATGGCGACGGCTCCGTCGACGAGACGAGCAACGCCATCACGGTCGACGGGTCGACGGGGTCGTACGCGGTCGAGGGGCTCTCGACCGACACGGACACGTTCCGGCTTCGGGTCGAACTCGCCTCGTCGGGGCCGACCGAGAGCCCGACGTTCTCCGGCGCGGAACTCAGCTCCACGTAGGGAGAGCTTTCGGCTGCGGCGTGTGATTTTTTGTCCCCCTGACCCGAACGTGTCACCATGGTCTACAAGAAGATCACGCTCATCGGCCGCAGTTCGGAGAGCTTCGACGCCGCCGTCGACGACGCCATCGACCGGGCGAACGACACACTCGACAACGTCCACTGGGTCGAGGTCGACGAACTCGGCGTCGAAATCGCCTCCGTCGACGACCGGGAGTACCAGGCCGAGGTGACCGTCGCCTTCGAACTCGAGAACGACGAGTAACGAGTAGACCCAGACCGAGAGCGCGACCTTTTATTTTCGGACGCTCCTCCGACAGAGCGATGGCTCGGCTGCTGCAGTACTCCGACGTCGAGAACGTCTACGACGACCCGGTCCGCGCCGGCCGCCTCGCCGGTCGCCTCCGCGAACTGTCGGGGCCGGACGCCCTCGTCGTCGGGACGGGTGACAACACCGCCCCGGGCGTCGTCGCGCTCGCGGCGCGGGGTCGGCAGGCGCTCGATCTCTTCGACGCGGTCGACACCGGCTTCGAGACGTTCGGCAACCACGACTTCGACTTCGGCCCCCGGGCGACGCTCGACGTCGTCTCCGATTCGAACGTAGCGTGGGTGAGTGCCAACGTCCACTCCGACGGCGACCGGTTCGGACGCGGTGACGGCGTCGTCCCCCACGCCGTCGCGCGGATCGACGGCGAGCGCGTCGGTCTCGTCGGCGTCACGGACCCCGCAACCGGTTCGCTCAACCCGATGGCCGCCGACGTGACGTTCACCGACCCCGTCGAGGCGGTGCGGGAAGCGGTCGATTCGCTCGGGAGCGTCGACCACGTCGTCGCCCTCTCGCACCTCGGTGCGGGCGACGACGCGCTCGCCGCTCTCGATGGCATCGACGCCGTTCTCGGCGGGCACGTCCACAGCCGCCGGAACGAGGTGGTGAAGGGGACGCGCTGCACCCGACCCGGGGTCAACGGGGCGGCCGTGTGCGAGGTCGACCTCGCCACGGGGGAGGCGACGCTGCACGAGACCACATCCGCGGACCCGTACGAACCGCTCGTCGAGTCGCTCGAGCGCCGCGTCGTCGCGGCCGGCTTCGACGAGGTGCTCGCCCGCGTCGACGAACCGCTCCACCGGGACCACGGGACGGTGTTCGGCGGGGAGTGTCGCGTCGGCAACCTCGTCGCAGACGCGTACCGCTGGGCCACCGAGTCGGACGTGGGGCTCCAGAACAGCGGCGGCATCCGCGAGGGGCCGCCCCTCTCGGGACGGGTCACCACCGGCGACCTCGTGAGCCTCGTCCCCTTCGAGGAGCAGGTCGTCACGGCCGAGGTGACGGGGAGGGAACTCGAAGCGATTCTCCGCGAGTCGGCCGGGGAGAACCTCGCGTTCGGCGACCCCGACTGGTGGCACGGCCACGTCAGCGGCGTCTCGATGACGGTTTCGGGAGAAGGGGTGACGGACGTCCTCGTCGGGGGCGAACCGCTCGACCCGGCGGCGACGTACACG
Proteins encoded:
- a CDS encoding LamG-like jellyroll fold domain-containing protein: MAKLGVGSDVDTSDAAAHYIVDVRGSATGVATDGRRKLVAEVRDRYNNPVPGVTVNVTGVPASRLSATTVTTDVDGRAAVTYTAPDATTAETVTMEFDGGTTDRQRATFDLYVGGGGGGGGSGGLAWTTAADWDARSDERGVVHESQTDTDWPGGGAIELGYQSDDESGDSLVSYWPLDEDSGTTGSTVTDVAGPHDGTLVGANGGDDGVFGRTAYDFARPNDEYVDLGDVDAGDDTDRLTISAWFNAESFSDHDPRIVSKAHGESAGDHIWMMSEDGNELRVRLRTDGSTQTHYGPSISTGTWTHGVMTYDGSQVCVYVDAGTPDCFAQSGSIPASDDPTYLGASTGDSGGVDRFWDGQIDEVRIYDRALSESEVQTLHDASTSGYLVTDWRNESSAMDVSAMELSSVGASVPSGTSVTVYVQSDTDGDGSVDETSNAITVDGSTGSYAVEGLSTDTDTFRLRVELASSGPTESPTFSGAELSST
- a CDS encoding dodecin, which produces MVYKKITLIGRSSESFDAAVDDAIDRANDTLDNVHWVEVDELGVEIASVDDREYQAEVTVAFELENDE